The following proteins are co-located in the Microbacterium sp. Clip185 genome:
- a CDS encoding SDR family NAD(P)-dependent oxidoreductase, which translates to MARFDGKVAIVTGGVSGIGAAITRRLVDEGARVFVADINAEAVAAAGATFGDSVAGLATDVTDEAAMTALFDGARERFGRIDAVYNVAGGSRPGRIVDMDLAIWDFNIRLNLYGAFLGTKLGAAHFLAEGQAGAIVNIASLNSLVPMHFGSGYSAAKAGVVMLTKNAALELAGDGIRVNAVSPGLVATPLTGGLMSMPGVPEAYMARIPAGRPAEPEEIAGVALFLASDDASYVNGENVVVDGAWQTSGYPDLRPFLG; encoded by the coding sequence ATGGCACGTTTCGACGGCAAGGTCGCGATCGTCACGGGAGGCGTCTCGGGGATCGGAGCGGCGATCACGCGTCGCCTGGTGGATGAGGGTGCCCGCGTCTTCGTGGCGGACATCAACGCCGAAGCGGTCGCCGCCGCCGGTGCGACCTTCGGCGACAGCGTCGCGGGGCTCGCCACCGACGTCACCGACGAGGCCGCGATGACGGCGCTCTTCGACGGCGCGCGCGAGCGGTTCGGCCGTATCGACGCGGTCTACAACGTCGCGGGTGGATCCCGGCCGGGCCGCATCGTAGACATGGACCTCGCGATCTGGGACTTCAACATCCGTCTCAACCTCTACGGTGCCTTCCTCGGCACGAAGCTCGGCGCGGCGCACTTCCTCGCCGAGGGTCAGGCGGGAGCGATCGTGAACATCGCCTCGCTCAACTCGCTCGTCCCGATGCACTTCGGATCGGGGTATTCGGCCGCCAAGGCCGGCGTCGTGATGCTCACGAAGAACGCGGCGCTCGAACTCGCCGGCGACGGCATCCGCGTCAATGCGGTCTCGCCGGGTCTCGTGGCGACCCCGCTCACCGGCGGCCTCATGAGCATGCCCGGCGTGCCCGAGGCGTACATGGCGCGCATCCCCGCCGGCCGGCCGGCCGAGCCCGAGGAGATCGCCGGTGTGGCGCTGTTCCTCGCGTCGGATGACGCCTCATACGTCAATGGCGAGAACGTCGTCGTCGACGGCGCCTGGCAGACCAGCGGCTACCCCGACCTGCGCCCCTTCCTCGGCTGA
- a CDS encoding NAD(P)-binding domain-containing protein, with amino-acid sequence MDQTLPVAVIGAGPQGLAAAAHLIERGLPVVVLEAGSTAAAAVHEWGHVRLFSDWPELIDAAAARLLDATGWTAPSTGHPTGAQWISGYLAPLAAALGERVRYGARVVGVSRSGRDRLVDAGRADQPFTIHIQLAQGEEERVQVRAVIDASGTWSSPNPAGADGLPALGERAAADSLSYRIPDFEDGEEFAGKHTVVIGSGHSAVTAVLALARTARGDADTTVTWALRRASAGNAFGGGEADELPARGALGIRAKEYVEAGLVSLVTGFRIERLAADDDGVVLESEDGRRLAADRAVVLTGFRPDLSFLSELRLQLDPVLQAPVRIAAEVDPNIHSCGSVAATGAADLAHPEPGFYIVGAKSYGRAPTFLALTGYEQVRSVVAELAGDHEAARRVDLALPDTGVCGGAGLFDAPDVSPDGACCAPSRTLISLTPTTSARS; translated from the coding sequence ATGGACCAGACGCTGCCGGTTGCGGTCATCGGAGCGGGGCCACAGGGGCTGGCTGCCGCCGCGCACCTGATCGAGCGAGGGCTGCCAGTCGTCGTGCTGGAAGCGGGCAGCACGGCAGCCGCCGCGGTGCACGAGTGGGGCCACGTGCGCCTCTTCTCGGATTGGCCCGAACTCATCGATGCGGCTGCTGCGCGACTGCTGGATGCGACGGGATGGACGGCGCCATCGACAGGCCATCCGACGGGGGCTCAGTGGATCAGCGGCTACCTCGCTCCGCTGGCGGCGGCACTCGGGGAACGGGTTCGCTACGGCGCACGGGTCGTGGGAGTCTCCCGTTCGGGACGCGATCGACTCGTGGATGCGGGGCGTGCTGACCAGCCGTTCACGATTCACATCCAGCTGGCGCAAGGGGAGGAGGAACGGGTGCAGGTGCGTGCCGTCATCGATGCGTCGGGCACCTGGTCCTCACCCAACCCTGCGGGTGCCGACGGCCTGCCCGCGCTCGGCGAACGCGCCGCGGCAGACTCGCTGTCGTATCGGATCCCCGACTTCGAGGACGGGGAGGAGTTCGCGGGGAAACACACGGTCGTGATCGGCTCCGGGCACTCGGCGGTCACAGCAGTCCTCGCACTCGCCCGCACAGCTCGTGGCGACGCGGACACGACGGTGACGTGGGCGCTGCGCCGAGCCAGCGCCGGGAACGCGTTCGGAGGCGGCGAAGCAGACGAACTGCCCGCGCGCGGAGCCCTCGGCATCCGGGCGAAGGAGTACGTCGAGGCCGGTCTGGTGTCGCTGGTGACCGGATTCCGCATCGAACGTCTTGCGGCCGACGATGACGGCGTCGTGCTCGAGTCCGAGGACGGTCGTCGTCTCGCCGCCGATCGCGCCGTAGTGCTCACCGGCTTCCGACCCGATCTGTCGTTCCTCTCGGAGTTGCGCCTGCAGCTGGACCCGGTACTGCAAGCTCCCGTTCGCATCGCCGCCGAGGTGGACCCCAACATCCACTCCTGCGGATCCGTCGCGGCCACCGGCGCCGCCGACCTCGCCCACCCCGAGCCGGGCTTCTACATCGTCGGCGCGAAGTCCTACGGTCGCGCTCCGACCTTCCTCGCGCTCACCGGATACGAGCAGGTGCGCAGCGTCGTCGCGGAGCTGGCGGGCGACCACGAAGCCGCGAGACGCGTCGACCTCGCTCTGCCGGACACCGGGGTGTGCGGGGGTGCCGGGCTGTTCGACGCGCCCGACGTGTCGCCCGACGGTGCATGCTGCGCGCCGTCTCGCACGCTCATCTCCCTCACGCCCACCACGTCCGCCCGCTCCTGA
- a CDS encoding helix-turn-helix transcriptional regulator: MSELFNTSMVLTADPPAGFRYQMAAVSDSSLMATALRFGGSNRTDAEEFPQFIVAHAVAGRHRWSVGQESGDGRIPFLVPPATAFSARFTQLQMRAVSLDAETFHRVLRGMLGEEPPRLRTDRVNGTAERHSIVAETLRFIEATLLADETVATSPLLRAQFTHQLVAAIATSFPLLGEHSRTRAQTSPRTVRRAIAFMEEHVADPITIGDVALAAGTSVRGLQLAFRRAYEMSPSAFLRRIRLEGAHADLMAADAGARTVREIAARWGFAHTGRFAHLYAEAYGEPPSHTLRR, from the coding sequence GTGAGCGAGCTCTTCAACACCTCGATGGTTCTGACGGCCGATCCTCCGGCCGGATTCCGGTACCAGATGGCCGCCGTGAGCGACAGCAGCCTCATGGCCACGGCCCTCCGTTTCGGCGGATCGAACCGCACGGACGCGGAGGAGTTCCCCCAGTTCATCGTCGCCCACGCGGTCGCGGGTCGTCATCGGTGGTCGGTCGGACAAGAGAGCGGCGATGGCCGCATCCCTTTCCTGGTGCCTCCGGCGACCGCCTTCTCCGCGCGCTTCACCCAGTTGCAGATGCGGGCGGTCAGCCTCGACGCCGAGACGTTCCATCGGGTGCTGCGCGGGATGCTCGGTGAGGAGCCGCCGCGGCTTCGGACCGATCGGGTCAACGGCACAGCGGAACGCCACTCGATCGTGGCCGAGACGCTGCGCTTCATCGAGGCGACGCTGCTCGCCGACGAGACCGTGGCCACATCGCCGCTGCTGCGAGCCCAGTTCACGCATCAGCTCGTGGCCGCCATCGCCACCTCCTTCCCGCTGCTGGGTGAGCATTCCCGCACCCGCGCACAGACGTCGCCGCGTACGGTGCGTCGGGCGATCGCGTTCATGGAGGAGCACGTGGCCGACCCGATCACCATCGGCGACGTCGCGCTCGCCGCGGGGACCTCGGTGCGCGGCCTCCAGCTCGCCTTCCGCCGTGCCTACGAGATGTCGCCGTCGGCGTTTCTTCGCCGCATCCGGCTCGAGGGCGCGCACGCGGATCTGATGGCAGCGGATGCCGGCGCCCGCACCGTGCGCGAGATCGCCGCGCGCTGGGGCTTCGCCCATACGGGTCGTTTCGCCCATCTCTACGCCGAGGCCTACGGCGAGCCGCCGTCGCACACTCTGCGTCGCTGA
- a CDS encoding ArsR/SmtB family transcription factor produces MPSVLPLLTTETGECCSPTPGDALTAEEADSIARTFKALGDPTRVRLLSLIAASRDGEACICDLTEPVGLSQPTVSHHMKLLVDAGLATREQRGRWAYFRVVTEALDRAASALRP; encoded by the coding sequence ATGCCGAGTGTGTTGCCCCTGCTCACCACCGAGACCGGTGAGTGCTGTTCGCCGACGCCGGGGGATGCGTTGACCGCCGAAGAGGCAGATTCCATCGCCCGTACTTTCAAGGCCCTCGGCGACCCGACACGGGTACGCCTGCTGTCGCTGATCGCGGCATCGCGCGACGGTGAAGCGTGCATCTGCGACCTCACGGAGCCGGTGGGATTGTCCCAGCCGACCGTCTCCCACCACATGAAGCTGCTCGTGGATGCCGGGCTCGCGACACGCGAGCAGCGCGGGCGCTGGGCATACTTCCGCGTCGTCACCGAAGCGCTCGACCGCGCGGCGAGCGCACTCCGTCCATGA
- a CDS encoding DUF7882 family protein, whose product MGQIFYGAGETAVEIEDRALAHLKVVIATKLRRGESFTVSLTHPESEEGGRSTLWFAPSIPLRFVFDDPEPAEISREWIEELARSAHSSGGIVLLPERAEPAGDVG is encoded by the coding sequence ATGGGACAGATCTTCTACGGAGCGGGCGAGACGGCGGTCGAGATCGAGGACCGCGCCCTCGCGCATCTGAAGGTGGTCATCGCCACGAAGCTGCGCCGCGGCGAGAGCTTCACCGTCTCGCTCACGCATCCGGAGAGCGAAGAGGGCGGACGCAGCACGCTGTGGTTCGCCCCGTCCATCCCGTTGCGCTTCGTCTTCGACGACCCGGAGCCCGCCGAGATCAGCCGGGAGTGGATCGAGGAGCTCGCTCGCTCGGCTCACTCCTCGGGCGGGATCGTGCTCCTTCCGGAGCGGGCTGAGCCCGCAGGCGACGTCGGTTGA
- a CDS encoding SDR family NAD(P)-dependent oxidoreductase gives MDLGIAGKKALITGGDSGIGFETAKLLLAEGVTVVLTDRDAHKLEESAARLDAPEGRLHTFAADITDLESVAELHRKTTDAVGAIDILVQSAGITGAQGLFHEIDDEGWTSTIETDLLGPVRVIREFLTDLRSGGWGRLVLLASEDAVQPYDDELPYCAAKAGILALAKGLSRSYASEGLLVNAVSPAFIHTPMTDAMMEKRSKERGESFDEAIASFLDEERPYMELGRRGEPEEVASVIAFLCSARASFVNGSNYRVDSGSVATI, from the coding sequence ATGGATCTCGGCATCGCAGGCAAGAAGGCCCTCATCACCGGTGGCGACTCGGGCATCGGCTTCGAGACAGCCAAGCTCCTCCTCGCTGAGGGAGTGACCGTCGTGCTCACCGACCGCGACGCGCACAAGCTCGAGGAATCCGCTGCGCGCCTCGACGCGCCCGAGGGTCGGCTCCACACGTTCGCCGCCGACATCACCGACCTCGAATCCGTGGCCGAGCTGCATCGCAAGACGACGGATGCGGTGGGCGCCATCGACATCCTGGTGCAGTCTGCGGGTATCACGGGCGCGCAGGGACTGTTCCACGAGATCGACGACGAGGGCTGGACGTCGACGATCGAGACCGACCTGCTCGGACCGGTCCGCGTGATCCGGGAGTTCCTGACGGATCTCCGCTCCGGCGGATGGGGGCGCCTCGTGCTCCTCGCGTCCGAGGATGCCGTGCAGCCCTACGACGACGAGCTGCCCTACTGCGCGGCGAAGGCCGGCATCCTGGCTCTCGCGAAGGGGCTCTCACGCAGCTATGCCTCGGAGGGGCTGCTCGTCAACGCCGTCTCCCCCGCTTTCATCCACACGCCCATGACGGACGCGATGATGGAGAAGCGCTCGAAAGAACGGGGCGAGTCGTTCGACGAGGCGATCGCGTCGTTCCTCGACGAGGAGCGGCCGTACATGGAGCTCGGTCGCCGGGGCGAGCCTGAAGAGGTCGCGTCGGTGATCGCCTTCCTCTGCTCGGCGCGCGCCTCCTTCGTCAACGGGTCCAACTACCGCGTGGACTCGGGATCGGTCGCCACGATCTGA
- a CDS encoding GNAT family N-acetyltransferase — translation MSTIGIRAMQPADWPAVEAIYREGLATGNASFDAEPPKWEAFDEGKLEAGRLVAVDAGGGVNGWAAASAVSDRAVYRGVVEHSVYVATDVRGGGVGRALLSALLDAMDDAGVWTVQSSIFPENSASLALHERAGFRRVGYRERIALMTYGPRAGQWRDTVLVERRRAG, via the coding sequence ATGAGCACGATCGGCATCCGCGCGATGCAGCCCGCGGATTGGCCAGCCGTCGAAGCGATTTATCGTGAGGGGCTTGCGACGGGCAACGCGAGTTTCGACGCCGAACCACCAAAGTGGGAGGCATTCGATGAGGGAAAGCTCGAGGCGGGCCGGCTCGTCGCCGTTGACGCCGGCGGCGGCGTCAACGGTTGGGCCGCCGCATCCGCCGTCTCCGACCGTGCGGTGTACCGCGGCGTCGTCGAGCACTCCGTCTATGTCGCGACGGACGTTCGCGGCGGCGGCGTCGGTCGCGCTCTCTTGAGCGCGCTCCTGGATGCGATGGACGACGCAGGCGTCTGGACGGTGCAGTCGAGCATCTTCCCGGAGAACAGCGCAAGCCTCGCGCTTCACGAGAGGGCCGGCTTCCGTCGCGTCGGATACAGGGAACGCATCGCGCTCATGACCTACGGCCCGCGGGCCGGGCAATGGCGTGACACCGTTCTCGTCGAGCGGCGCCGGGCGGGCTGA
- a CDS encoding GNAT family N-acetyltransferase: protein MTADDIDIHPISPEDAGEVLTLQRAAFVQEALIYRDVDMPVFTQTLEEVAYELRDNLGQVARRGGRMIGAIRARIDGDVLLVGRLAIAPDQQGGGIGSALLDAVEERGRRAGARTAELFTGRLSEANIRLYERQGYVITEAAGGAGGEDEVFLRKDLAGSGAADG from the coding sequence ATGACCGCCGATGACATCGACATCCATCCGATCTCGCCAGAGGATGCGGGCGAGGTCCTGACCCTGCAGCGCGCCGCCTTCGTGCAGGAGGCGCTGATCTACCGCGACGTCGACATGCCGGTGTTCACCCAGACGCTCGAGGAGGTCGCCTACGAGCTGCGGGACAACCTGGGCCAGGTCGCGCGGCGCGGCGGGAGGATGATCGGCGCGATCCGCGCGCGCATCGACGGCGATGTGCTGCTCGTGGGGCGGCTGGCCATCGCACCCGATCAACAGGGCGGAGGCATCGGCTCGGCGTTGTTGGACGCGGTCGAGGAGCGCGGACGCCGCGCGGGCGCCCGCACGGCGGAGCTGTTCACCGGACGGCTGAGCGAGGCGAACATCCGCCTCTACGAACGTCAGGGCTACGTGATCACCGAGGCCGCCGGCGGCGCCGGAGGCGAGGACGAGGTCTTCCTGCGCAAGGACCTCGCCGGCTCCGGCGCTGCCGACGGCTGA
- a CDS encoding SMP-30/gluconolactonase/LRE family protein → MAAEARIFRRLDAILVESIFWDDRTDELVWVDITRGTMHRARLDGPEDGSRDTVVRLPAPMSAVQPAASGGFVAALKDRVVLLDAHGTILRTVAVLPHAHPGIRSNEAKVDPFGRFVVGAMDLTTGAPDASLFLVDAAGTVRALRGGFGVANGFEWSDDARTMYVTDTATRTVYRATYSRQAEALGELEPFLVGEDSDGLALDTEGRFWNGVYGAGQVVRWSPDGRVDARIRIPAPQVTSVAFGGPSRNLLFVGTAREQLTEQQLVTAPLSGSIFVIDTGAEGRPAHTFGPIPSESE, encoded by the coding sequence ATGGCCGCTGAAGCCCGCATCTTCCGGCGCCTCGATGCGATCCTCGTCGAGAGCATCTTCTGGGATGACCGCACCGACGAGCTCGTCTGGGTCGACATCACGCGAGGCACCATGCACCGCGCCCGACTGGACGGCCCGGAGGACGGCTCCCGCGACACGGTGGTGCGGCTGCCGGCGCCGATGAGCGCCGTGCAGCCCGCCGCATCCGGCGGGTTCGTCGCCGCGTTGAAGGATCGCGTCGTCCTGCTGGATGCGCACGGCACGATCCTGCGCACGGTCGCCGTCCTGCCCCACGCGCACCCGGGCATCCGCAGCAACGAGGCCAAGGTCGATCCGTTCGGACGTTTCGTGGTCGGAGCGATGGATCTGACCACCGGCGCGCCCGATGCGAGCCTCTTCCTCGTCGACGCTGCGGGCACCGTGCGAGCACTCCGCGGCGGTTTCGGCGTCGCCAACGGCTTCGAGTGGTCCGACGATGCGCGGACGATGTACGTCACCGACACGGCCACGCGAACGGTCTACCGCGCTACCTACTCGCGGCAGGCCGAAGCCCTCGGCGAGCTGGAGCCGTTCCTGGTCGGCGAAGACTCCGACGGACTCGCCCTGGACACCGAAGGACGATTCTGGAACGGCGTCTACGGCGCGGGGCAGGTCGTGCGGTGGTCACCCGACGGGCGCGTCGACGCCCGCATCCGGATCCCCGCGCCGCAGGTGACCTCCGTCGCCTTCGGCGGACCGTCGCGCAATCTGCTGTTCGTCGGCACCGCTCGCGAGCAGCTCACCGAGCAGCAGCTCGTCACGGCGCCCCTCAGCGGGTCGATCTTCGTGATCGACACGGGCGCCGAAGGGCGGCCGGCACACACGTTCGGACCGATCCCGTCCGAAAGCGAATGA
- a CDS encoding glycoside hydrolase family 15 protein, translated as MSRPSSDLSSYAAIGDGRTVALVDRRGSIDWLPVPNLDSVPVFARILDAENGGCLEITPVGEFEVRRRYVARTNVLQMTFITPTGTARLTDAMVTGVAGRLPWAELARRVEGIDGEVAFTWRVQPGTRLNTAAPWAEQRDGATILRVGETSLAVVGQNHGGPTTVDDGAGPRVEGAFTTSNNSRHLLVVVATDGEPLHLPHPENVDRSIDRTVEGWRAWSREFGYEGPWQATVQRSALALKLLVYSPTGAIAAAATTSLPENPRGGKNWDYRLAWVRDLAYTAHALVRFGLREETHAAISWLLRTIRDNGPDLHVLYTLRGTLAQDVTEHDAPGWRGIGPVVTGNPAHGQLQLGVYGDLFAICRTYVDAGNVLDVATGRMLAAMADRTCDEWRKPDSGMWELPEIRHYTSSKMGCWQALRDAVVLAEAGAIPGSAERWASERDRIAAWIAEHGWSEEIGAYVMHPDSADVDTSVLLHAESGFDRGERMSQTIDVLTERLGAGHLLYRYTGMDQEEHTFVASAFWRAGALACVGRHEEAVAAMDDLVARANDVGVYAEMISEHDGAAWGNLPQALSHLAVIGAALTIRDLVATEVLDGR; from the coding sequence GTGTCCCGCCCCTCCTCCGATCTCTCGTCCTACGCGGCGATCGGCGACGGCCGGACCGTCGCGCTCGTGGATCGACGCGGCAGCATCGACTGGCTGCCGGTGCCCAACCTCGACTCCGTGCCGGTGTTTGCACGCATCCTCGATGCCGAGAACGGCGGATGCCTGGAGATCACACCGGTCGGCGAGTTCGAGGTGCGTCGCCGATACGTGGCGCGCACGAACGTGCTGCAGATGACCTTCATCACCCCGACGGGTACCGCCCGCCTGACGGACGCGATGGTGACGGGTGTCGCCGGGCGACTTCCCTGGGCGGAACTGGCCAGGCGCGTGGAGGGCATCGACGGCGAGGTCGCCTTCACCTGGCGCGTGCAGCCGGGTACCCGCCTGAACACCGCGGCGCCCTGGGCGGAGCAGCGCGACGGTGCGACGATCCTGCGCGTCGGCGAGACCTCGCTCGCGGTGGTGGGTCAGAACCATGGCGGCCCGACGACCGTCGATGACGGCGCGGGCCCGCGCGTCGAAGGGGCGTTCACGACCTCGAACAACTCGCGCCACCTGCTCGTGGTGGTCGCGACCGACGGCGAGCCGCTGCACCTGCCGCATCCGGAGAACGTCGACCGCAGCATCGACCGCACGGTCGAGGGGTGGCGTGCGTGGTCGCGGGAATTCGGCTATGAGGGCCCGTGGCAGGCCACCGTGCAGCGCAGCGCGCTCGCACTGAAGCTCCTGGTCTACTCCCCCACGGGAGCCATCGCCGCCGCCGCGACCACGTCGCTGCCGGAGAACCCCCGCGGTGGCAAGAACTGGGACTACCGCCTCGCGTGGGTGCGCGATCTCGCCTACACCGCTCACGCGCTCGTTCGTTTCGGCCTCCGCGAGGAGACGCACGCCGCGATCTCGTGGCTGCTGCGCACCATCCGCGACAACGGGCCCGACCTGCACGTGCTGTACACGCTGCGCGGCACCCTCGCGCAGGACGTCACCGAACACGACGCGCCGGGCTGGCGCGGGATCGGCCCTGTCGTGACCGGCAACCCGGCGCACGGACAGCTCCAGCTGGGCGTGTACGGCGACCTCTTCGCCATCTGCCGCACCTATGTGGATGCGGGCAACGTGCTGGACGTCGCCACCGGCCGCATGCTCGCCGCCATGGCCGACCGCACGTGCGACGAATGGCGTAAGCCGGACTCCGGGATGTGGGAGCTTCCCGAGATACGCCACTACACCTCTTCGAAGATGGGCTGCTGGCAAGCGCTGCGCGATGCGGTCGTGCTCGCCGAGGCGGGCGCCATCCCGGGAAGCGCGGAGCGTTGGGCGTCCGAGCGCGACCGCATCGCGGCGTGGATCGCCGAGCACGGCTGGTCGGAGGAGATCGGGGCGTACGTCATGCATCCGGACTCCGCAGACGTCGACACCTCGGTTCTCCTGCACGCCGAGAGCGGGTTCGACCGCGGCGAGCGGATGTCGCAGACGATCGACGTGCTCACCGAGCGGCTCGGCGCAGGTCACCTGCTCTACCGCTATACCGGGATGGATCAGGAGGAGCACACGTTCGTCGCCTCCGCGTTCTGGCGGGCCGGTGCACTGGCGTGCGTGGGACGCCACGAGGAGGCCGTCGCCGCGATGGACGACCTGGTCGCCCGCGCCAACGACGTCGGCGTCTACGCCGAGATGATCTCGGAGCACGACGGCGCCGCTTGGGGCAACCTGCCCCAAGCGCTCAGCCATCTCGCCGTGATCGGCGCAGCCCTCACGATCCGCGACCTCGTCGCAACGGAGGTGCTCGATGGCCGCTGA
- a CDS encoding TetR/AcrR family transcriptional regulator yields the protein MDPRVRRTQERLRATVFELASTMPLSQISVTDLCRAAGVTRDTFYRHAAGVTELVADALEAELQEVTAALGADAAIGDGERMLLRHVRTRAAVYRSAMEPLLAAPVRAGLERSLRQGLEQWVQRRPGIVPATIAGDAVAVSLAVAYAAAGTVGAIERWLRTDMADLDRAVTVILAASAEWWQL from the coding sequence ATGGATCCGCGGGTGCGTCGCACGCAGGAGCGCCTGCGCGCAACCGTGTTCGAGCTGGCATCGACCATGCCGTTGTCGCAGATCAGCGTGACGGATCTCTGCCGCGCCGCAGGCGTCACCCGCGACACCTTCTATCGGCACGCCGCCGGGGTGACCGAGCTGGTGGCCGACGCTCTCGAAGCGGAGCTGCAGGAGGTGACCGCCGCTCTCGGTGCGGATGCGGCGATCGGCGACGGCGAGCGGATGCTGCTGCGGCACGTTCGTACGCGGGCGGCCGTCTACCGCTCGGCGATGGAGCCGCTGCTCGCCGCTCCCGTGCGGGCGGGACTCGAGCGGAGCCTGCGCCAAGGACTGGAGCAGTGGGTGCAGCGGCGCCCGGGCATCGTCCCCGCGACGATCGCCGGTGATGCCGTGGCCGTCTCGCTCGCCGTCGCCTACGCCGCGGCGGGCACGGTGGGGGCGATCGAGCGGTGGCTGCGCACCGACATGGCGGACCTCGACCGCGCGGTCACCGTCATCCTGGCCGCATCCGCCGAGTGGTGGCAGCTCTGA
- a CDS encoding Dps family protein, with translation MAATNASSTTRNRRRPAKGGAGAGLTEEQNAESGFTASQELSDNLQKVLVDLIELSLQGKQAHWNVVGRNFRDTHLQLDEVIDAAREFSDTVAERMRALHALPDGRSDTVAETTTLPEFPQGEIDTSEVIDLITERLEATIGTCRDVHDEVDDEDPTSADILHAVLERLEQLAWMVSAENRAPAAR, from the coding sequence ATGGCCGCCACGAACGCATCGAGCACCACGCGCAACCGCCGCCGCCCCGCGAAGGGCGGAGCCGGAGCCGGGCTCACCGAGGAGCAGAACGCGGAGAGCGGGTTCACCGCATCCCAGGAACTCAGCGACAACCTGCAGAAGGTGCTCGTCGACCTGATCGAGCTGTCGCTGCAGGGTAAGCAGGCGCACTGGAACGTCGTCGGCCGCAACTTCCGTGACACCCACCTGCAGCTGGACGAGGTGATCGACGCCGCCCGCGAGTTCAGCGACACCGTCGCGGAGCGGATGCGGGCGCTGCATGCGCTCCCGGACGGCCGCAGCGACACCGTCGCCGAGACGACCACGCTGCCGGAGTTCCCGCAGGGCGAGATCGACACGAGCGAGGTCATCGACCTCATCACCGAGCGCCTGGAGGCCACGATCGGTACCTGCCGCGACGTGCACGACGAGGTCGACGACGAGGACCCGACGAGCGCCGACATCCTCCACGCGGTGCTCGAGCGCCTCGAGCAGCTCGCGTGGATGGTCAGTGCCGAGAACCGCGCGCCGGCGGCGCGCTGA
- a CDS encoding SDR family oxidoreductase, producing MSMYDAQDPTTQFPRPPFPPQQQSAPGDIHEMDPAPDHGETSYIGFGRLPGRKALVTGADSGIGRAVAIAYAREGADVALSYLPEEQAQAEEVAALIEKEGRKVVLLPGDLQQEQTNVDVVERAVQELGGLDILVINAGTMPTVDSIDDFETHTLDHVVKANIYPLFWLTKAASAHLKPGAAIITTSSVQGFQPSPSLAEYAVSKAGIANWTRAMSQQLIERGIRVNGVAPGPIWTPLQPAYVPNEKIEEFGSQTPIGRAGQPVELAPAFVFLASQESSYVVGETIAVTGGMPVH from the coding sequence ATGAGCATGTACGACGCCCAGGACCCGACCACCCAGTTCCCCCGGCCGCCTTTCCCGCCCCAGCAGCAGAGCGCCCCCGGCGACATCCACGAGATGGACCCCGCGCCCGACCACGGCGAGACCAGCTACATCGGTTTCGGCCGGCTTCCCGGCCGCAAGGCGCTCGTGACCGGCGCCGACTCCGGCATCGGCCGGGCCGTCGCCATCGCCTATGCCCGTGAGGGTGCGGATGTCGCGCTCAGCTATCTGCCCGAGGAGCAGGCGCAGGCCGAGGAGGTCGCGGCGCTCATCGAGAAGGAGGGTCGCAAGGTCGTGCTCCTTCCCGGCGATCTGCAGCAGGAGCAGACCAACGTCGATGTCGTGGAACGCGCCGTGCAGGAGCTCGGGGGCCTCGACATCCTCGTGATCAACGCCGGCACGATGCCGACGGTCGACAGCATCGACGACTTCGAGACGCATACGCTCGATCACGTCGTGAAGGCGAACATCTACCCGCTGTTCTGGCTGACCAAGGCGGCATCCGCGCACCTGAAGCCCGGCGCGGCGATCATCACCACCTCGAGCGTGCAGGGATTCCAGCCGTCGCCTTCGCTGGCGGAGTACGCGGTCTCGAAGGCGGGCATCGCCAACTGGACCCGTGCGATGTCGCAGCAGTTGATCGAGCGCGGCATCCGGGTCAACGGTGTGGCTCCCGGTCCGATCTGGACCCCGCTGCAGCCTGCCTACGTGCCGAACGAGAAGATCGAGGAGTTCGGCTCCCAGACGCCGATCGGGCGGGCGGGTCAGCCCGTCGAGCTCGCTCCGGCGTTCGTGTTCCTCGCCTCCCAGGAGTCCAGTTACGTGGTGGGCGAGACGATCGCGGTCACGGGCGGGATGCCGGTGCACTGA